From the genome of Miscanthus floridulus cultivar M001 chromosome 10, ASM1932011v1, whole genome shotgun sequence, one region includes:
- the LOC136487980 gene encoding protein ZINC INDUCED FACILITATOR-LIKE 1-like, which yields MAGEVESGAAAPFLETKPQVYFDGCPGCVMDRRKAENPGIPYRLFFHVWIIIFVSCLPVSFLYPFVYFMVRDLHTTTREEDIGFYAGFVGASYMLGRALTSTAWGMVADRIGRKLVIILGIFSVVVFNTLFGLSVHYWMALVTRFLLGSLNGFLGPIKAYVVEVCRVEHQAIGLSLVSTAWATALVIGPAIGGYLAQPAEKYPKLFDANSLFGRFPYLLPCLCVSIFCFIILISCIWLPETLHKHKRDDKEGREARYSNVRLTGFEESFEQDSSSTKGKNLFKNWPLMSSIIHYCIISFDDSAYSEIFPLWAESDKKFGGLSFSTNDVGQVLIVTGSSILLYQTFIYPQIIKVHGPINASRIAAILSMVLLFTYPPMTYLSRPWLSILVNIASSLKGIFIVTVYTSSFILQNNIVSQDQRATANGLSTTLASFSNAISPAGAGIVFSWAQRRQDAFFFPGDQMVFFLLGVVVLTEFIWTFEPFLATPEQMS from the exons ATGGCCGGTGAGGTCGAGAGCGGGGCAGCGGCGCCGTTTTTGGAGACGAAGCCCCAGGTGTACTTCGACGGGTGccccggttgcgtcatggaccgGAGGAAGGCAGAGAACCCGGGGATCCCGTACAGGCTCTTCTTCCATGTCTGGATCATCATCTTCGTCTCCT GTTTACCAGTATCATTTTTGTATCCCTTCGTATATTTCATG GTAAGAGATTTGCACACTACTACAAGAGAAGAAGATATTGGATTTTATGCCGGATTTGTGG GTGCATCATACATGCTTGGTCGAGCTTTGACTTCCACTGCTTGGGGAATGGTAGCTGACCGTATTGGGAGGAAGCTAGTTATCATTCTTGGAATTTTCTCTGT GGTTGTGTTTAACACTTTGTTCGGACTAAGTGTGCACTATTGGATGGCTCTTGTAACACGATTTCTTCTTGGTTCTTTAAATGGTTTCCTTGGCCCAATAAAA GCATATGTTGTTGAAGTTTGTCGAGTCGAGCATCAAGCTATTGGATTGTCACTC GTTAGTACAGCATGGGCAACAGCTCTTGTCATTGGGCCAGCTATCGGTGGATATCTTGCACAG CCAGCAGAAAAATATCCTAAGTTGTTTGATGCCAACTCATTATTTGGGAG GTTCCCTTATTTGTTACCTTGTTTATGTGTGTCGATATTTTGCTTTATTATTCTCATAAGCTGCATATGGCTCCCG GAGACATTACACAAACACAAACGAGATGACAAGGAAGGACGAGAAGCTAGATATTCCAATGTTCGATTGACTGGTTTTGAAGAATCTTTTGAGCAAGATAGTAGCTCAACTAAAGGGAAAAACTTATTTAAGAATTGGCCACTGATGTCATCTATTATCCATTATTGTATCATCTCCTTTGATGATTCAGCATATTCAGAG ATATTTCCTCTGTGGGCTGAAAGTGACAAAAAGTTCGGTGGGCTAAGTTTTTCAACTAATGATGTTGGTCAAGTACTCATAGTTACAG GTTCTAGTATCCTTTTGTATCAGACATTTATTTATCCTCAAATTATAAAAGTTCATGGACCAATTAATGCTTCACGAATTGCTGCT ATTTTGTCTATGGTGCTTCTTTTTACTTATCCACCTATGACATATTTATCAAGGCCTTGGTTATCTATATTAGTAAATATTGCATCATCCTTGAAAGGCATTTTTATT GTTACTGTCTACACGAGCTCTTTCATTCTTCAAAATAACATTGTG TCTCAAGATCAAAGAGCAACTGCAAATGGCCTATCAACAACTTTGGCATCCTTTTCCAATGCAATTTCCCCGGCAGGAGCTGGTATTGT